The proteins below come from a single Syntrophales bacterium genomic window:
- a CDS encoding helix-turn-helix transcriptional regulator, whose amino-acid sequence MGKNIFNKDYPAMPKSFGEKLKKHRLDVGLKIKELAVLLNVTESSIINWEKRGITPTKMTSDKIKKFFDKFNE is encoded by the coding sequence ATGGGAAAGAATATTTTCAACAAAGATTATCCAGCAATGCCGAAAAGTTTTGGAGAAAAGCTTAAAAAGCATCGACTAGATGTAGGATTGAAAATCAAAGAGCTTGCAGTTTTATTAAACGTGACTGAGAGCTCAATTATAAATTGGGAAAAAAGAGGAATAACACCAACAAAAATGACTTCTGACAAGATTAAAAAATTTTTTGACAAATTTAATGAGTGA
- a CDS encoding ATP-binding protein produces the protein MGCYSVTRACPCGYYTDPRKECRCTPQQIRQYQARISGPLLDRIDIHIDVPSITYRDLAAESGGEASTSVRERVNRVRDLQKKRFNNQTTMCNARMSNRQIKEFCQIDEDSERLIEMAVDRLGLSARAYTRILKVARTIADLEEEKNVHSYHISEAIQYRSLDRRMI, from the coding sequence ATTGGTTGTTATTCTGTAACGCGTGCATGCCCGTGCGGCTACTATACCGATCCCCGCAAAGAGTGCAGGTGCACCCCCCAGCAGATACGTCAATATCAGGCCAGGATCTCCGGACCCCTCCTTGACAGAATTGATATACATATAGATGTCCCATCCATAACATACAGGGATTTAGCCGCAGAGTCCGGCGGAGAGGCGTCCACGTCAGTCCGTGAACGGGTTAACAGGGTAAGAGACTTGCAGAAAAAGAGATTTAATAATCAAACTACCATGTGTAATGCCCGGATGTCGAACAGGCAAATCAAGGAATTTTGCCAGATTGACGAGGATTCAGAACGTTTAATTGAAATGGCGGTGGACAGACTGGGACTCAGCGCCAGGGCTTACACGAGGATTCTGAAAGTCGCACGAACCATAGCAGACCTCGAAGAAGAAAAAAATGTCCATTCTTACCATATCTCAGAAGCCATCCAGTACAGAAGCCTTGATAGGAGAATGATTTAG
- a CDS encoding branched-chain amino acid aminotransferase, producing MEISITQIATEKMKAKPVDESKLGFGNIFADHFFTMKFNHEKGWHDPAIEPYRMLSLDPSAMCLHYGQEIFEGMKAYRGKDDSIYLFRPEENFKRLNTSAERLCMPEVEIDVVMEALKKLILLDKDWIPHGSGTSLYIRPTMIATEAAVGLHTSSEYLFFIIVGPVGTYYPEGFSPTKIYVSEEYVRSVRGGIGYCKAAGNYAASLYASKLASKMGYTQVLWLDAVERKYIEEVGTSNIFFMIGEELITPPLSGSILPGITRDSVIQIARSWEFNVSERQLSIDEIIAASANGSLKEAFASGTAAIISPVGQIYYKGKEHIINDGKTGHLTERLYNEILQIQYGEKEDPFGWRIKIS from the coding sequence GTGGAGATTAGTATTACACAAATTGCCACTGAAAAAATGAAGGCAAAGCCTGTCGATGAATCCAAATTGGGGTTTGGCAACATATTCGCCGATCATTTTTTCACCATGAAATTTAACCACGAAAAGGGATGGCATGATCCTGCCATAGAGCCCTACAGAATGCTCAGTCTCGATCCCTCGGCAATGTGTCTCCATTACGGACAGGAAATCTTTGAAGGCATGAAGGCGTACCGCGGAAAAGACGATTCAATCTACCTCTTCAGGCCGGAAGAGAATTTTAAACGTCTCAACACCTCTGCCGAGAGGCTATGCATGCCCGAAGTGGAAATTGACGTTGTCATGGAAGCACTGAAGAAACTGATTCTCTTAGATAAAGACTGGATACCTCATGGCAGCGGCACATCTTTATACATACGGCCGACGATGATCGCTACTGAGGCGGCTGTCGGTCTTCATACTTCCAGTGAATATCTCTTTTTTATTATTGTCGGACCCGTGGGGACATATTACCCGGAGGGCTTCAGTCCGACCAAGATATATGTCAGTGAGGAATATGTCCGATCGGTTCGCGGGGGAATAGGATACTGCAAAGCGGCCGGCAATTACGCCGCCAGTCTGTATGCAAGTAAGCTGGCAAGTAAAATGGGATACACACAGGTGTTGTGGCTCGATGCCGTTGAAAGAAAATATATTGAAGAGGTCGGGACAAGTAACATCTTCTTTATGATAGGCGAAGAGCTTATAACTCCTCCCCTTTCAGGGTCTATCCTTCCCGGTATTACAAGGGATTCCGTTATTCAGATAGCAAGGAGCTGGGAATTCAATGTATCTGAAAGACAATTGTCTATTGATGAAATCATAGCGGCATCTGCCAACGGAAGTCTGAAGGAGGCCTTCGCCTCAGGAACCGCTGCGATTATCTCCCCTGTGGGACAGATATATTACAAAGGAAAAGAACATATCATCAATGACGGAAAAACCGGTCACCT